TGATGATTCCCGAAACGGAAGGCGCGATCAAGTACATAACCATGAAACTGGAAGAGAACGACCGGGCAAGCTTGGTACGCCTGATGAAAGCAAAAGAAATGATGATGGAAGCCTGAACCAAGCCGCCGCGTTTTGGGGGGCGGGCGGGAGCGGCCGGGCAAAAGTTCAGGCCAAGGGCGAAAGAAAAAACAAAGGGGTGTGTAAAATGAAAATCGGCGAAATAATCAAAAGCGCGGATTGGAAAACCGAAAAGCATGTACCGGCGATAGGCGCGCCGGAAAAAGTGAAAGCAGGCGAAAAATTTGAGGTTAAAGTCTGCGTTGGCAAGGAAATAGGCCATCCCAACACGACCGAGCACCATATAAGCTGGATACAGCTTTACTTTAAACCGGCGGAAGGGGCGGCCTATGAAATCGGCAAAATCAGTTTCAACGCGCACGGGGAATCCGCCAAGGGCGCCAATCAAGGCTCTGCCTATACCGAGCCTTTCGGCGCCTTTACGCTTAAAATAGCCGAAAGCGGCGAACTTCTCGCCGCCGCCTACTGCAACATACACGGGCTTTGGGAAAGCAGCGCGGCAATAACCGTTGGCTGAGCCCGCGCCGCAGGCGGCCAAACGGTACGGATGGCCGGGCGGCGCCGGGGCTTTGCCGCCAAACGCCGCATCATTTTATTTCCCGCGTCTTAAATGGGCAAAGCTTGGCCGGGCAATAAAAAATATAGTATACAAAAAGGGGAAGCGTTGACGCTGTCCCCTTTTTTTATTAGAATTAATCTGGCAAAGATAAATTACTGGAGGTTGTTAAAATGGGATTTGGCATAGCGGCAAAACACGCCCGCGGCAAGGCTGCCAAGGACAAGATATTTGCCGCCAGCGACGCGGCCAACAAAGCCGCGGCAAAATATGGACGGGAACACGTGGTGAACGCCACGCTCGGAAGCATACTTGACGAAAACGGGCAGTTTTGCTTTCTGCCAACGGTGGAGCGAGCCTATCGGTCGCTGCCGGCCCCGGAACTGGCGCAATATGCCGGGATTGACGGCCTGCCGGAATTTCTTGACGCGGTCGTGAAAGAAACCTGCGGGCAGTCGCTGCCTGACGCCGAAATTGGCGCCATAGCCACCGCCGGGGCGACCGGGGCGCTGCACCACGCCGTGTGGAATTACACAAACGAAGGCGACAAAGTCCTTACATCCGACTGGTACTGGGGCGCGTATTCCTCGCTTTGCCGGGATATGCTGCGCGGGCTTGACACCTACAAAATGTTCGACGAAAAGAACAAATACAATGTTGGCGGCCTGCTCGCCAAAACGCGCGAATTGGCGGCAACGCAGGAGAACGTGGCGATCATTGTCAACACGCCCGCGCACAACCCGGTCGGCTACACCGTAACCAACCCGGAATGGGACGGCATATTGGCCGGCCTGCAAACAATCAGCAAAGAAACGGGGAAAAATATCGCCATTATCGTTGACCTGGCCTATCTTGATTACGCCGGCGAGCGCGAAGAGACCAGAAGCTTCCTCAAAAAGTTTGAAAAACTGCCGAAAGAGCTCCTGGTCATACTCGCCTACAGCATGTCCAAAGGCTTTACCCTTTACGGGCAGCGCACCGGCGCCATGATCGGCATATCTTCCGACGCCGGCGTCATAGAAGAATTTACCGGCATCAATTCCTTGTCCTCGCGCGCTACTTGGTCGAACGTCAACAGGCCCTGCATGCGCGTTTTGGCGAACATCTGCAAAGACCCGGAGCTTCTGGCCGCCGTGCGCAGGGAAAGGGACGACCTTTACCGCATGATCAAGGCCAGGGGCGACATTTTCACCCGGGAAGCCGAGCAGGCCGGGCTTGCCATACTGCCGTACGCGGCCGGCTTTTTCCTTTCCATCGAAAGCAAGCGCCCAGAGGAGCTTTGCGCGAAACTGAGCGAG
The sequence above is drawn from the Acidaminococcales bacterium genome and encodes:
- a CDS encoding class II SORL domain-containing protein codes for the protein MKIGEIIKSADWKTEKHVPAIGAPEKVKAGEKFEVKVCVGKEIGHPNTTEHHISWIQLYFKPAEGAAYEIGKISFNAHGESAKGANQGSAYTEPFGAFTLKIAESGELLAAAYCNIHGLWESSAAITVG
- a CDS encoding aminotransferase class I/II-fold pyridoxal phosphate-dependent enzyme, giving the protein MGFGIAAKHARGKAAKDKIFAASDAANKAAAKYGREHVVNATLGSILDENGQFCFLPTVERAYRSLPAPELAQYAGIDGLPEFLDAVVKETCGQSLPDAEIGAIATAGATGALHHAVWNYTNEGDKVLTSDWYWGAYSSLCRDMLRGLDTYKMFDEKNKYNVGGLLAKTRELAATQENVAIIVNTPAHNPVGYTVTNPEWDGILAGLQTISKETGKNIAIIVDLAYLDYAGEREETRSFLKKFEKLPKELLVILAYSMSKGFTLYGQRTGAMIGISSDAGVIEEFTGINSLSSRATWSNVNRPCMRVLANICKDPELLAAVRRERDDLYRMIKARGDIFTREAEQAGLAILPYAAGFFLSIESKRPEELCAKLSEDNIYAVPLSKGIRLAVCAVSQAQMRGLAAKVKKAFDAVEN